The following proteins are co-located in the Seriola aureovittata isolate HTS-2021-v1 ecotype China chromosome 7, ASM2101889v1, whole genome shotgun sequence genome:
- the rnf183 gene encoding LOW QUALITY PROTEIN: E3 ubiquitin-protein ligase RNF183 (The sequence of the model RefSeq protein was modified relative to this genomic sequence to represent the inferred CDS: deleted 2 bases in 1 codon) — MTGRDTGPKSTGARAGARQAPNVKPKLGQKEKNSKEIQWKRASTPKVRRSRSSDSERVDRGRRRERDRHQGERRQRGRSEEARRRDRREGDSDRRKVKPPEDDVEDTECAVCFCSYDNVFKTPKLLACGHTFCLECLARINVTSPELKALSCPVCRELTELPHGQDLPRLGNNEGIIGKLPPDMQRALSIRFKRRKGKLVLKNPPPTSPTKSTVLALPKKSQDAQVAAGGDLHLSAVEQGIVPATVVDVGRPPNRVRGRLRRLFRSDQCYYAVVASIITITVALMLVGILAFVIIPNVIQRRPVPTQNQTFAGTQVTGGGLTTP, encoded by the exons ATGACGGGGAGAGACACTGGCCCGAAGAGCACTGGAGCCAGAGCC GGAGCCAGACAGGCCCCCAACGTGAAACCCAAACTCGGCcagaaagagaagaacagcaAGGAGATCCAGTGGAAGAGGGCGAGCACTCCGAAAGTGAGGCGATCCAGGAGCAGCGACTCAGAGAGGGTGgatagagggaggaggagagaaagagacaggcaccagggagagaggaggcagcgCGGGAGGAGCGAGGAGGCCCGGAGAcgagacaggagagagggggacaGCGACCGGAGGAAGGTGAAGCCCCCTGAGGATGATGTGGAGGACACTGAGTGCGCTGTGTGCTTCTGCTCCTACGACAACGTCTTCAAGACCCCGAAGCTGCTGGCGTGCGGGCACACCTTCTGCCTGGAGTGCCTCGCTCGCATCAACGTGACCTCCCCCGAGCTCAAGGCCCTGTCCTGCCCCGTGTGTCGTGAGCTGACTGAGCTCCCCCACGGCCAGGACCTGCCCCGCCTGGGCAACAATGAGGGCATCATAGGCAAACTCCCACCCGACATGCAGAGGGCACTGTCCATCCGCTTCAAGCGCAGAAAGGGCAAACTGGTCCTGAAGAACCCACCTCCCACCAGCCCCACCAAGTCTACTGTCCTCGCCCTGCCCAAGAAGAGTCAGGATGCGCAGGTGGCCGCAGGTGGTGACCTCCACCTGAGTGCGGTGGAGCAGGGGATAGTGCCGGCCACCGTGGTGGACGTGGGCAGGCCTCCGAACAGGGTGAGAGGTCGCCTGCGCAGGTTGTTCCGCTCGGACCAGTGCTACTACGCCGTGGTGGCgtccatcatcaccatcactgtgGCCCTCATGCTGGTGGGGATTCTGGCCTTTGTGATCATACCGAACGTGATCCAGCGGAGGCCCGTTCCGACGCAGAACCAAACATTCGCCGGTACCCAAGTAACCGGAGGTGGACTCACAACACCCTGA